A genomic window from Inediibacterium massiliense includes:
- a CDS encoding RNase H family protein, with translation MKVINIYTDGACSGNQNENNIGGWGAILEYKEHQKTLYGGEKNTTNNRMEMKALLEALKILKAAHLTVNVFSDSSYLIECFTKKWYVKWMQNGWMTSNKKPVENKDLWESLLEQIKRQDQINFYRVKGHLNPNQTSQMQKWYEKFLLWNGNQFSMEDFLYITNMNIQADSLANKGISLFKIDTPLKNSL, from the coding sequence GTGAAAGTTATTAATATCTATACAGATGGAGCCTGTTCTGGTAACCAAAATGAAAATAATATTGGAGGATGGGGAGCTATTTTAGAATATAAAGAGCACCAAAAAACTCTTTATGGTGGAGAAAAAAACACTACAAACAATCGTATGGAAATGAAAGCCCTACTTGAAGCTTTAAAAATTCTAAAAGCAGCCCACCTAACTGTTAATGTATTTTCAGATAGCTCTTATTTAATAGAATGCTTTACAAAAAAATGGTATGTGAAATGGATGCAAAACGGTTGGATGACTTCTAATAAAAAACCTGTAGAAAATAAAGATCTTTGGGAGAGTCTTTTAGAACAAATCAAAAGACAAGATCAAATAAATTTTTATAGAGTAAAAGGTCATTTAAATCCTAATCAAACTTCACAAATGCAGAAATGGTATGAAAAATTTCTTCTATGGAATGGAAATCAATTTAGTATGGAGGATTTTTTATACATTACCAATATGAATATACAAGCTGACTCATTAGCCAACAAAGGAATTTCTTTATTTAAAATAGATACTCCCTTAAAAAACTCACTTTAG
- a CDS encoding AbgT family transporter, protein MSNLSKAYEPKKNGIFNKFLNGVEVVGNKLPHPAIIFLLLSVIVVIISEIAATKGLTVNFYDAKAKADKTVQAVSLFNAEGLRFMFNTATGNFTGFSPLGTVLVAMLGVGIAEGTGMINAALKKLVLSTPKKLITAVLVFAGVMSNIASDAGYIVLVPLGAIVFLGFKRHPLAGMAAAFAGVSGGFSANLLLGTLDPLLTGITNEALKAGGINLTILPTSNYYFMAASTFLITILGTWVTEKIVEPRLGEYKGVHEEDHSMEVTKQERKGLIAAGLSILAFIGVMLLLMVPENAVLRVDGTLDTFIHDGLVPTIMFFFLVPGLVYGIVVGAIKNDKDVIKHMSKAMGGMGGYLVLCFFAAQFINYFSYTNLGIILAVSGAKFLKTIGFTGLPLVLSFIIVAGFINLFIGSASAKWGIMAPVFIPMMYQLGFTPEFTQLAYRIGDSCTNIITPLMSYFALIVVFAQKYDKDTGIGTLISTMLPYSIVFLIGWTILMIGWYAAGWPIGPDAFIHLTM, encoded by the coding sequence TTGTCAAATTTATCAAAAGCATATGAACCAAAAAAGAATGGTATTTTTAACAAATTTTTAAATGGAGTTGAAGTAGTAGGAAATAAGTTACCTCATCCAGCAATTATATTTTTACTATTATCAGTGATTGTAGTTATTATTTCAGAAATTGCTGCAACTAAAGGACTTACAGTTAATTTTTACGATGCGAAAGCGAAAGCAGACAAAACAGTTCAAGCAGTATCTTTATTTAATGCTGAGGGATTAAGATTTATGTTTAATACAGCTACTGGAAACTTTACTGGATTTAGTCCGTTAGGAACAGTTTTAGTAGCTATGCTTGGGGTGGGTATTGCAGAGGGAACAGGAATGATTAATGCTGCACTTAAGAAATTGGTGCTTAGTACACCAAAAAAATTGATAACTGCTGTTTTAGTATTTGCAGGAGTTATGTCAAATATTGCATCCGATGCAGGGTATATTGTATTGGTTCCATTAGGTGCCATTGTATTTTTAGGATTTAAACGTCATCCATTAGCAGGTATGGCAGCGGCTTTTGCAGGGGTGTCTGGTGGATTCTCGGCAAATCTTTTATTAGGAACGCTAGATCCATTATTAACAGGAATTACAAATGAGGCTTTAAAAGCAGGTGGAATTAATTTAACTATATTACCAACTTCTAATTATTACTTTATGGCGGCTTCTACATTTTTAATTACTATTTTAGGTACATGGGTAACTGAAAAAATAGTAGAGCCAAGACTTGGTGAATACAAAGGAGTTCATGAAGAAGATCATTCTATGGAAGTAACAAAACAAGAAAGAAAAGGATTGATAGCAGCAGGACTTTCTATATTAGCATTTATTGGAGTTATGTTACTTTTAATGGTACCTGAAAATGCAGTATTAAGAGTAGATGGAACATTAGATACTTTTATTCATGATGGTTTGGTTCCAACAATTATGTTTTTCTTCTTAGTTCCAGGACTTGTTTATGGAATCGTAGTAGGAGCTATTAAAAATGATAAAGATGTAATCAAACACATGAGTAAAGCTATGGGAGGAATGGGTGGCTATCTAGTATTATGTTTCTTTGCTGCTCAATTTATTAATTATTTCTCATACACAAATTTAGGAATTATTTTAGCTGTAAGTGGTGCAAAATTCTTAAAAACTATAGGATTTACAGGACTTCCATTAGTACTTTCATTTATTATAGTTGCAGGATTTATTAATTTATTTATTGGATCAGCATCTGCTAAATGGGGAATTATGGCTCCTGTATTTATCCCAATGATGTATCAATTAGGATTTACACCAGAATTTACACAGCTTGCATATCGTATAGGAGATTCATGTACAAATATTATTACACCTTTAATGTCTTATTTTGCATTAATCGTAGTATTTGCTCAAAAATATGATAAGGATACGGGAATTGGTACTTTAATTTCTACAATGCTTCCATATTCTATTGTATTTTTAATTGGATGGACAATACTAATGATCGGTTGGTATGCAGCAGGATGGCCTATTGGACCAGATGCATTTATTCATTTAACAATGTAA
- a CDS encoding YibE/F family protein, producing the protein MKKILLALMICILSFQFIYAQDVNEEIPSSTENAVILDCSKIQKVKISEGYTEAYQYVKLKVMSGKYKGKIYEIDHSIPDNSTFAIPVKVGDKVIIDVEEENNHVNIVITEYMRQHYIIYLYIIFILLIILIGRKKGIKAVITLTLTILAILKVLLPMILKGVNPIPITIFISIGITILTMVIIAGVNSKSIAGIIGTSGGVIIAGIIAYYIGSQVKLTGMSSEEANMLLFIPQKINFDFKDLLFSGMIMGALGAVMDIGMSISSSIEEIHKANPSMSTKELFRAGMNVGTDVMGTMTNTLILAYTGSSIPLLLLFMAYETSIVKILNLDIIATEVVRSLAGSIGLVLTIPLTAIVASVLIKREKKS; encoded by the coding sequence ATGAAGAAAATATTATTAGCTTTAATGATTTGTATATTATCTTTTCAATTTATATATGCCCAAGATGTCAATGAAGAAATTCCTAGTTCTACAGAGAATGCAGTAATTTTAGATTGTAGTAAGATACAAAAAGTAAAAATATCAGAAGGATATACGGAAGCATATCAATATGTAAAATTAAAAGTAATGAGTGGAAAATATAAGGGGAAAATTTATGAAATTGACCATAGCATTCCTGATAATTCTACTTTTGCTATTCCTGTAAAGGTAGGAGATAAAGTAATTATAGATGTAGAGGAAGAAAATAATCATGTGAATATAGTTATTACAGAGTATATGAGACAACATTATATTATTTATTTATATATCATTTTTATTTTACTTATTATATTAATAGGAAGAAAAAAGGGCATAAAAGCTGTAATTACTCTTACGCTAACCATTTTAGCAATTCTGAAAGTACTTCTTCCTATGATTTTAAAAGGAGTAAATCCGATTCCTATTACTATTTTCATATCTATTGGAATTACCATATTGACTATGGTCATTATAGCAGGAGTAAATAGTAAAAGTATTGCAGGAATTATAGGAACCAGTGGAGGAGTTATTATTGCAGGAATCATTGCCTATTATATAGGAAGTCAAGTAAAGCTGACAGGAATGAGTAGTGAAGAGGCAAATATGCTGTTATTTATTCCACAAAAGATTAATTTTGATTTTAAAGATTTATTGTTTTCTGGAATGATTATGGGAGCATTAGGTGCGGTTATGGATATTGGTATGTCTATTTCCTCTTCTATAGAAGAAATTCACAAGGCAAATCCTTCTATGAGTACAAAGGAATTGTTTCGTGCAGGTATGAATGTAGGAACAGATGTTATGGGAACTATGACCAATACACTTATTTTAGCTTATACAGGAAGCTCCATTCCCTTGTTGCTTTTGTTTATGGCATATGAGACATCTATAGTTAAGATCCTAAATTTAGATATTATTGCTACAGAAGTTGTGAGATCTCTTGCAGGGAGTATAGGGCTAGTGCTTACTATTCCATTAACTGCAATTGTTGCAAGTGTATTAATAAAAAGAGAAAAAAAGTCATAA
- a CDS encoding aspartyl-phosphate phosphatase Spo0E family protein — MRKTKEIKREIEDLRNHLYYLIGQKKNLITPEVVIVSQKLDRVLNEYDITIKKQIA; from the coding sequence ATGAGAAAAACAAAGGAAATCAAAAGGGAAATTGAAGATTTAAGGAATCATTTGTATTATTTAATTGGTCAAAAGAAAAATCTCATTACACCAGAAGTCGTAATAGTCAGCCAAAAACTTGATCGGGTACTCAACGAATACGATATTACTATTAAAAAACAGATAGCATAG
- a CDS encoding cysteine-rich small domain-containing protein: MSENYKFHQNSKCEYFPCHKVKDKENFNCLFCFCPLYMLKDKCGGNFIYSNGVKDCSNCLIPHGKGAYDYIMSKMSEVIRIGSEREQE; encoded by the coding sequence ATGAGTGAAAACTATAAGTTTCATCAAAATAGTAAGTGTGAGTATTTTCCCTGTCATAAGGTAAAAGACAAGGAAAACTTTAATTGTCTTTTTTGTTTTTGCCCTTTATATATGTTAAAAGATAAATGTGGAGGAAATTTCATTTATTCAAATGGTGTAAAAGATTGTAGCAATTGCCTGATTCCTCATGGAAAAGGAGCATATGATTATATCATGTCTAAAATGAGTGAAGTCATTCGTATTGGTAGCGAAAGAGAACAGGAGTAA
- a CDS encoding M20/M25/M40 family metallo-hydrolase → MINEERIVNAFLEYVQIDSPTRKEGNFAKFITKELEALGFSVHIDDAGEKTGSDTGNVIARLEGNKEVEPILFSCHMDTVDPSVGIKPIIKDGVIYSDGTTILGGDDKAGIAAVIEALKVVKEKNIEHGPIEVVFSIFEEGGLFGAKNLDYTKIQAKKAFILDSGGEPGEIIVKGPAQDKIHAKIIGKSAHAGVAPEEGISAIEVASKAISMMKLLRIDEETTANIGSIEGGKATNIVCPEVVIQAEARSLNNEKLDKQTAHMVDCFKKAAKEYGAKAEVEAKRMYSAFKIDENDEIVNIVKKACQNLGIHPSIQSSGGGSDTNIFNGNGLKAVNLGIGERKPHTLEEHLKIEDLVKSSKLVLEIIQTI, encoded by the coding sequence ATGATCAATGAGGAAAGAATTGTAAATGCTTTTTTAGAGTATGTACAAATTGATAGTCCAACAAGAAAAGAAGGAAATTTTGCAAAATTTATTACTAAAGAATTAGAAGCTTTAGGATTTTCAGTACATATAGATGATGCAGGAGAAAAGACGGGATCAGATACAGGAAATGTGATTGCAAGGCTAGAAGGAAATAAAGAGGTAGAACCTATTTTATTTAGTTGTCATATGGATACAGTAGATCCTAGTGTAGGAATTAAACCCATTATAAAGGATGGAGTCATCTATAGTGATGGAACAACTATATTAGGTGGAGATGATAAAGCTGGAATTGCAGCTGTAATAGAAGCTTTAAAAGTTGTAAAAGAAAAAAATATAGAGCATGGTCCTATTGAAGTAGTATTTAGTATTTTTGAAGAAGGAGGATTATTTGGAGCAAAGAATTTAGATTATACAAAGATACAAGCAAAGAAAGCATTCATACTAGATAGTGGCGGAGAACCAGGAGAAATTATTGTAAAAGGACCTGCACAAGATAAAATTCATGCAAAAATCATTGGAAAATCAGCACATGCAGGAGTAGCTCCAGAAGAAGGAATTAGTGCCATAGAGGTTGCTTCAAAAGCCATTAGTATGATGAAGCTTTTAAGAATTGATGAAGAAACTACTGCAAATATAGGAAGTATAGAAGGTGGAAAAGCAACAAACATTGTATGTCCTGAAGTAGTAATTCAAGCAGAAGCGAGAAGTTTAAATAATGAAAAGTTAGACAAACAAACAGCTCATATGGTAGATTGTTTTAAAAAAGCAGCAAAGGAATATGGTGCAAAGGCAGAAGTAGAGGCTAAGAGAATGTATAGTGCTTTTAAAATAGATGAAAATGATGAAATTGTTAATATTGTAAAAAAGGCTTGCCAAAATCTTGGAATCCATCCTTCTATTCAAAGCTCAGGTGGAGGCAGTGATACAAATATATTTAATGGAAATGGATTAAAGGCAGTGAACCTAGGAATAGGAGAAAGAAAACCTCATACTTTAGAGGAACATTTAAAAATAGAGGATTTGGTAAAAAGTTCAAAACTGGTATTAGAGATTATTCAAACCATTTAA
- the feoB gene encoding ferrous iron transport protein B: protein MAQNITIALAGNPNSGKTTLFNALTGARHSVGNWPGVTVEKKEGKLKHKDHNMIAVDLPGTYSLSPYSLEEMIARNYIVDESPDVVINIVDASNIERNLYLSMQLIELGKPVVVALNMMDMAEKRGYKINIEKLSESLGVPVVPIVATQKKGLKELLDKAVAIALKNIKYSPNQVDYGKDLENKIEETIKMLKAKINISKYDLRWLALKVIEEDEVILDLLKLKPSVSTQEELAVTGNELLDDYESLIADQRYQYVSSIIGKCIKKPKDTDLTTSDKIDKVITNKWLGLPIFAGLMYFVFWFSINVGEIFLDMIDGSFGALGEAAGASLEAAGSAPWLISLVVDGIIGGVGAVLTFLPQIAFLFIAICILEDSGYMARVAFIMDRAMRKIGLSGKAFIPMLIGFGCSVPAVMGTRTLEDEKDRLASILVVPFMSCGARAPIYILFAGIFFPKHTSTIVFALYVLGIIVAIFSALLFKKTIFKGEQTPFVMELPPYRFPTLKGTGISVLEKVKGYLLRAGTVIFSASILIWFILGFNFTGMVDMEQSIGASIGQFMAPFFKPLGFGSWQAGISLITGLLAKEVVVSSMAVIYGLGEAVGEAAMDGDVMGMAGALKAAGFTSMSAISFMVFSLLYLPCVAVIGVIKKETNSWKWTGFSIVYTTLIAWIVSFIIYQVGILLGF, encoded by the coding sequence GGAAAGACCACGTTATTTAATGCTTTGACGGGAGCTAGGCATTCAGTTGGAAACTGGCCTGGGGTTACAGTTGAGAAAAAAGAAGGAAAGCTAAAGCATAAAGATCATAATATGATTGCAGTAGACTTACCTGGAACATATAGTTTATCTCCCTATTCATTAGAAGAAATGATTGCCAGAAACTATATTGTAGATGAAAGTCCAGATGTAGTAATAAACATTGTGGATGCATCTAACATAGAAAGAAACTTATATCTTTCTATGCAGCTTATAGAGCTTGGAAAACCTGTAGTAGTAGCTCTTAATATGATGGATATGGCTGAGAAAAGAGGATATAAGATCAATATAGAAAAATTATCAGAAAGTTTAGGAGTACCCGTTGTACCTATTGTAGCAACACAGAAGAAGGGACTTAAAGAGCTTTTAGATAAAGCAGTAGCTATTGCACTTAAAAATATAAAGTATAGTCCAAATCAAGTAGACTATGGAAAAGATCTAGAAAATAAAATTGAAGAAACAATAAAAATGCTAAAAGCAAAGATAAATATTTCTAAATATGACCTAAGATGGCTAGCTTTAAAAGTTATTGAAGAAGATGAAGTGATTTTAGATTTATTAAAATTAAAGCCAAGTGTTTCAACACAAGAAGAACTAGCTGTAACAGGTAATGAACTTTTAGATGATTATGAAAGTTTAATTGCAGATCAAAGGTATCAATATGTTTCAAGTATCATTGGAAAATGCATTAAAAAACCTAAAGATACAGATCTTACCACTTCTGATAAAATTGATAAAGTGATTACAAATAAATGGCTAGGACTTCCTATATTTGCAGGACTTATGTATTTTGTTTTTTGGTTCTCTATTAACGTTGGAGAAATATTTTTGGATATGATTGATGGAAGTTTTGGAGCATTAGGAGAAGCAGCAGGAGCTTCATTAGAAGCAGCAGGGAGTGCACCGTGGTTAATTTCTTTAGTTGTAGATGGAATTATAGGTGGAGTAGGAGCAGTACTCACATTCTTACCACAAATTGCATTTTTATTTATTGCCATTTGTATATTAGAAGATAGTGGATATATGGCAAGAGTTGCATTTATCATGGATAGAGCCATGAGAAAAATAGGTTTGAGTGGAAAAGCATTTATCCCTATGCTTATAGGATTTGGATGCTCAGTTCCAGCAGTAATGGGAACAAGAACCTTAGAAGATGAAAAAGATAGATTAGCATCTATATTGGTCGTACCTTTTATGTCTTGTGGAGCAAGAGCACCTATTTATATATTATTTGCTGGAATCTTCTTTCCTAAACATACAAGTACCATTGTATTTGCTTTGTATGTGCTTGGAATTATTGTTGCAATTTTCTCTGCATTATTATTTAAAAAGACTATATTTAAAGGAGAACAAACTCCTTTTGTAATGGAACTTCCTCCATATAGATTCCCAACCTTAAAAGGAACAGGAATTAGCGTATTAGAAAAGGTAAAAGGATATCTTCTTCGTGCAGGTACAGTTATTTTCTCAGCTTCAATATTAATCTGGTTTATTTTAGGATTTAATTTTACAGGAATGGTAGACATGGAACAAAGTATAGGAGCTAGTATTGGACAATTCATGGCACCTTTTTTTAAACCATTAGGGTTTGGATCGTGGCAAGCTGGAATATCTTTAATTACAGGGTTATTAGCAAAAGAAGTAGTAGTAAGTAGTATGGCAGTAATTTATGGACTTGGAGAAGCAGTAGGAGAAGCAGCTATGGATGGAGATGTTATGGGTATGGCAGGAGCACTAAAAGCTGCAGGCTTTACAAGTATGAGTGCGATATCTTTTATGGTATTCTCTTTATTGTATCTTCCTTGCGTAGCTGTAATTGGAGTAATTAAAAAAGAAACAAACTCTTGGAAATGGACTGGATTTTCAATTGTTTATACTACATTGATTGCATGGATTGTATCGTTTATTATATATCAAGTGGGAATCCTTTTAGGATTTTAA
- a CDS encoding FeoB-associated Cys-rich membrane protein produces MTWIIGIPIIGLGIYCLIKSIKREVTGGGCSGCSGCSNHQCSSKHETPRN; encoded by the coding sequence ATGACATGGATCATAGGAATCCCTATTATAGGTCTTGGAATTTATTGCCTTATAAAAAGCATCAAAAGAGAAGTAACAGGTGGAGGCTGCAGTGGTTGTAGCGGGTGTAGCAACCACCAATGTTCTTCAAAACATGAAACTCCTAGAAATTAG